In Streptomyces sp. 840.1, one DNA window encodes the following:
- the pulA gene encoding pullulanase-type alpha-1,6-glucosidase: MIRPYPRVPARRAAPAAVVAAALCAALVPALPAAAARPPAAPSDAKLAAEPARHDLTREQFYFVMPDRFANGDTRNDKGGLTGSRLETGYDPTDKGFYQGGDLKGLTSRLDYIKGLGTTAIWLAPIFRNRPVQGTGKDASAGYHGYWITDFTQVDPHFGTNADLTKLIDKAHGKGMKVFFDVITNHTADTVDYAEKTYGYKPKGAYPYLDRDGRPFDDASGMAKVDADSFPYKPVTTGGKTPAWLNDPTMYHNRGDSTYAGESTTYGDFSGLDDLWSERPEVVSGMEKIYEKWVRDFDIDGFRIDTVKHVDLDFWTQWATALDTYAARHGRKDFFMFGEVYSADTAITSPYVTQGRLDATLDFPFQEAARQYASQGAPASKLAAVFGDDYLYTTDKANAYEQVTFLGNHDMGRIGTFLKQDNPQADDAELVKRARLANEVMFLSRGNPVVYYGDEQGFTGAGGDKDARQTMFASKTADYLDDDELGTDRTHASDAYDPGHPLYRSIAALSELTARNPALRDGVQSERYAEGSVYAFSRTEPARGDEYVVATNNGTAAKTVELPTESARMDFRTLYGGSGTVRSGSDKKITVTVPALSSIVLRAAKPLAAPAAKPSVTLKAPAAGATGTVELTADVNGGSLDRVVFAAQTGNGKWTTLGTADHAPYKVTQTIGAHTAAGTPLRYKAVVVDRAGRTASALAASTAGQAPAPAKPVAVERDYAVVHYKRADGDYEGRRIRSGDTTAAFTGRDAYGAFAWIKVPEGASSVPYTVEKDGVADGPERTVDLARTGQVWIAQGEDGQADTAPEGAYPPQDTGKAVLHYYRADGDYDGWGLHTWTGAKEPTDWAKPLQPVKKDASGLTFEVPLTDGATSLSYILHRGDEKDLTGDQSLDIASYGHEVWMLGGSAGYLLPQTGGVPAPDLTKAEAQWIDADTVVWKVKATDATSQQLVYAPGGGISVVDGALSDEGQWLRLGPAALTDAQKAKYPHLKDYPAFTVDARDRDRVREALRGQLIATQRAANGALLAATGVQSAGVLDDLYGKRASGASLGPVFHRGTPTLSVWAPTARTVSLELDGRPVPMRRDDRTGVWSVTGKKSWNGKPYRYVVKVWAPTVQKLVTNKVTDPYSTALTTDSARSLVVDLDDGKLAPKGWSGLRKPAAVPLRDAQIQELQIRDFSIADPTSRHPGQYLAFTDTRSDGMKHLKQLADSGTGYVHLLPAFDIGTVPEKKRDQHKPACDLSVYAPDSAEQQACVAKTAAKDAFNWGYDPLHYTVPEGSYASDPDGTQRTVEFRQMVQGLNGAGLRTVMDVVYNHTVASGQDDKSVLDRIVPGYYQRLLEDGTVATSTCCANTAPENTMMGKLVVDSVVTWAREYKVDGFRFDLMGHHPKANILAVRKALDALTVARDGVDGKKIILYGEGWNFGEIADDARFVQATQKNMAGTGIATFSDRARDAVRGGSPFDEDPGVQGFATGLYTDPNTSTHNGTKAEQKARLLHYQDLIKVGLTGSLAGYTFTDSSGSTVKGSDIDYNGAPAGYADAPGDALAYADAHDNETLYDTLAFKLPAHTPAADRARMQVLAMATATLSQGPSLSQAGTDLLRSKSLDRNSFDSGDWFNALHWDCRAGNGFGRGLPPAADNEAKWPYARPLLANPAISPGCAQINGASAAYRDLLTVRATEKDFGLATAGQVQSALSFPLSGKDETPGVITMRLGKLVVVLNATPDTTTQKVAALAGRNYTLHPVQAAGADSTVKRSVYGRSSGSFTVPGRTVAVFSAR; this comes from the coding sequence GTGATACGTCCGTACCCGCGCGTGCCCGCGCGAAGAGCGGCGCCCGCCGCCGTCGTCGCGGCCGCCCTGTGCGCGGCCCTCGTGCCCGCGCTGCCCGCCGCCGCGGCCAGGCCGCCCGCCGCGCCCTCGGACGCGAAGCTGGCCGCCGAGCCTGCCCGGCACGACCTGACCCGTGAACAGTTCTACTTCGTGATGCCCGACCGGTTCGCCAACGGCGACACCCGCAACGACAAGGGCGGGCTGACCGGTTCGCGCCTGGAGACCGGGTACGACCCCACCGACAAGGGCTTCTACCAGGGCGGCGACCTCAAGGGGCTGACCAGCAGGCTCGACTACATCAAGGGGCTCGGCACCACCGCCATCTGGCTCGCCCCGATCTTCAGGAACCGGCCCGTCCAGGGCACCGGCAAGGACGCCTCGGCCGGGTACCACGGCTACTGGATCACCGACTTCACCCAGGTCGACCCGCACTTCGGCACCAACGCCGACCTGACGAAGCTGATCGACAAGGCCCACGGCAAGGGCATGAAGGTCTTCTTCGACGTCATCACCAACCACACCGCCGACACCGTCGACTACGCCGAGAAGACCTACGGCTACAAGCCCAAGGGCGCCTACCCCTACCTCGACCGCGACGGCCGCCCCTTCGACGACGCCTCGGGCATGGCGAAGGTGGACGCCGACTCCTTCCCGTACAAGCCGGTCACCACCGGCGGCAAGACGCCGGCCTGGCTCAACGACCCGACGATGTACCACAACCGCGGCGACTCGACCTATGCCGGCGAGTCCACCACGTACGGCGACTTCTCCGGGCTCGACGACCTGTGGAGCGAGCGGCCCGAGGTCGTCTCCGGGATGGAGAAGATCTACGAGAAGTGGGTCCGCGACTTCGATATCGACGGCTTCCGGATCGATACCGTCAAACACGTCGACCTGGACTTCTGGACCCAGTGGGCGACCGCGCTCGACACCTACGCGGCCAGGCACGGGCGCAAGGACTTCTTCATGTTCGGCGAGGTCTACTCCGCCGACACCGCGATCACCTCGCCCTACGTCACGCAGGGACGGCTCGACGCGACGCTCGACTTCCCGTTCCAGGAAGCGGCCCGCCAGTACGCCTCGCAGGGCGCCCCGGCCTCGAAGCTCGCCGCCGTCTTCGGCGACGACTACCTGTACACCACCGACAAGGCCAACGCCTACGAGCAGGTGACCTTCCTCGGCAACCACGACATGGGCCGCATCGGGACGTTCCTGAAGCAGGACAACCCGCAGGCCGATGACGCGGAACTGGTGAAGCGGGCCCGGCTGGCCAACGAGGTGATGTTCCTCAGCCGCGGCAACCCCGTCGTGTACTACGGCGACGAGCAGGGCTTCACCGGCGCCGGTGGCGACAAGGACGCCCGCCAGACCATGTTCGCCTCGAAGACCGCCGACTACCTCGACGACGACGAGCTGGGCACCGACCGCACGCACGCCTCCGACGCCTACGACCCGGGCCACCCGCTCTACCGGTCGATCGCCGCCCTGTCCGAGCTGACCGCCCGGAACCCGGCGCTGCGCGACGGCGTGCAGAGCGAGCGGTACGCCGAGGGCTCCGTCTACGCCTTCTCCCGTACGGAACCGGCGCGCGGCGACGAGTACGTCGTCGCCACCAACAACGGCACGGCCGCGAAGACCGTCGAGCTGCCGACCGAGTCCGCGCGGATGGACTTCCGTACCCTGTACGGCGGTTCCGGTACCGTCCGCAGCGGCTCCGACAAGAAGATCACCGTCACCGTCCCGGCGCTGTCCAGCATTGTGCTGCGCGCCGCGAAGCCCCTGGCCGCCCCTGCCGCCAAGCCCTCGGTCACGCTGAAGGCACCGGCCGCCGGAGCCACCGGCACCGTCGAGCTCACCGCCGATGTGAACGGCGGCTCCCTCGACCGGGTCGTCTTCGCCGCCCAGACCGGCAACGGCAAGTGGACCACCCTCGGCACCGCCGACCACGCCCCGTACAAGGTCACCCAGACCATCGGCGCACACACGGCCGCCGGAACGCCCCTGCGCTACAAGGCCGTTGTCGTCGACCGCGCCGGGCGCACCGCGAGCGCGCTCGCCGCGTCCACCGCCGGACAGGCGCCCGCCCCGGCCAAGCCCGTCGCCGTGGAGCGCGACTACGCCGTCGTCCACTACAAGCGCGCGGACGGCGACTACGAGGGCCGGCGGATCCGGTCCGGCGACACCACCGCCGCGTTCACCGGGCGGGACGCCTACGGCGCCTTCGCCTGGATCAAGGTGCCGGAGGGCGCCTCCTCGGTCCCGTACACCGTCGAGAAGGACGGTGTCGCGGACGGGCCCGAGCGCACCGTCGACCTCGCGAGGACCGGGCAGGTGTGGATCGCGCAGGGCGAGGACGGCCAGGCCGACACCGCCCCCGAAGGCGCCTACCCGCCGCAGGACACCGGCAAGGCCGTCCTGCACTACTACCGGGCCGACGGCGACTACGACGGCTGGGGGCTGCACACCTGGACCGGCGCCAAGGAACCCACCGACTGGGCCAAGCCGCTGCAGCCGGTGAAGAAGGACGCCTCGGGCCTCACCTTCGAGGTCCCGCTTACCGACGGGGCCACCTCGCTCAGCTACATCCTGCACCGAGGCGACGAGAAGGACCTGACCGGCGACCAGTCGCTCGATATCGCGAGCTACGGCCACGAGGTCTGGATGCTCGGCGGCAGCGCCGGCTACCTGCTCCCGCAGACCGGCGGTGTGCCCGCCCCCGACCTCACCAAGGCCGAGGCGCAGTGGATCGACGCCGACACCGTCGTCTGGAAGGTGAAGGCCACCGACGCCACCAGCCAGCAGCTCGTCTACGCACCGGGCGGCGGGATCTCCGTCGTCGACGGCGCGCTCTCCGACGAGGGCCAGTGGCTGCGGCTCGGCCCGGCCGCGCTGACCGACGCCCAGAAGGCGAAGTACCCGCACCTCAAGGACTACCCGGCGTTCACCGTGGACGCCCGCGACCGCGACCGGGTCCGCGAGGCCCTGCGCGGCCAGCTGATCGCCACCCAGCGCGCGGCCAACGGCGCCCTGCTCGCCGCCACCGGGGTGCAGAGCGCCGGAGTGCTCGACGACCTCTACGGGAAGCGGGCGAGTGGCGCCTCGCTCGGCCCGGTCTTCCACCGGGGCACACCCACCCTGTCCGTCTGGGCGCCCACCGCCCGTACCGTCTCCCTCGAACTCGACGGCAGGCCCGTGCCGATGCGGCGCGACGACCGCACCGGCGTCTGGTCGGTCACCGGGAAGAAGAGCTGGAACGGCAAGCCCTACCGGTACGTGGTGAAGGTCTGGGCACCCACCGTCCAAAAGCTCGTCACCAACAAGGTCACCGACCCCTACTCCACCGCCCTGACCACCGACTCCGCCCGCAGCCTCGTCGTCGACCTCGACGACGGAAAGCTCGCTCCCAAGGGCTGGAGCGGGCTGCGCAAGCCCGCCGCCGTGCCGCTGCGCGACGCACAGATCCAGGAACTCCAGATCCGCGACTTCTCGATCGCGGACCCCACCTCCAGGCACCCCGGCCAGTACCTCGCCTTCACCGACACCCGCTCCGACGGGATGAAGCACCTCAAGCAGCTCGCCGACTCCGGCACCGGCTACGTCCACCTGCTGCCCGCCTTCGACATCGGCACCGTCCCCGAGAAGAAGAGGGACCAGCACAAGCCCGCCTGCGACCTGTCCGTCTACGCCCCCGACTCCGCCGAGCAGCAGGCCTGCGTGGCGAAGACCGCCGCGAAGGACGCCTTCAACTGGGGCTACGACCCGCTGCACTACACCGTCCCGGAGGGCAGCTACGCCTCCGACCCCGACGGCACGCAGCGCACCGTCGAGTTCCGGCAGATGGTGCAGGGCCTCAACGGTGCCGGTCTGCGGACCGTCATGGACGTCGTCTACAACCACACGGTCGCCTCCGGCCAGGACGACAAGTCCGTCCTCGACCGGATCGTGCCGGGCTACTACCAGCGGCTGCTGGAGGACGGCACCGTCGCCACGTCCACCTGCTGCGCCAACACCGCGCCCGAGAACACCATGATGGGCAAGCTCGTCGTCGACTCGGTCGTCACCTGGGCCAGGGAGTACAAGGTCGACGGCTTCCGCTTCGACCTCATGGGCCACCACCCCAAGGCCAACATCCTGGCCGTCCGCAAGGCCCTGGACGCGCTGACCGTCGCCAGGGACGGCGTCGACGGCAAGAAGATCATCCTGTACGGGGAGGGCTGGAACTTCGGTGAGATCGCCGACGACGCCCGCTTCGTCCAGGCCACCCAGAAGAACATGGCCGGCACCGGCATCGCCACCTTCTCCGACCGGGCCCGCGACGCCGTGCGCGGCGGCTCACCGTTCGACGAGGACCCCGGCGTGCAGGGCTTCGCCACCGGCCTCTACACCGACCCCAACACCTCCACCCACAACGGAACGAAGGCCGAGCAGAAGGCCCGGCTGCTCCACTACCAGGACCTGATCAAGGTCGGGCTCACCGGCAGCCTCGCCGGGTACACCTTCACCGACAGCTCCGGCAGCACGGTCAAGGGCTCGGACATCGACTACAACGGGGCCCCGGCCGGATACGCCGACGCCCCCGGCGACGCCCTCGCCTACGCCGACGCCCACGACAACGAGACGCTCTACGACACCCTCGCCTTCAAGCTTCCGGCACACACCCCGGCGGCCGACCGGGCCCGCATGCAGGTCCTGGCCATGGCGACCGCCACCCTCTCGCAAGGGCCCTCGCTCTCCCAGGCGGGCACCGACCTGCTGCGCTCCAAGTCCCTGGACCGCAACTCCTTCGACAGCGGCGACTGGTTCAACGCCCTGCACTGGGACTGCCGCGCGGGCAACGGCTTCGGCCGAGGCCTTCCGCCCGCCGCCGACAACGAGGCCAAGTGGCCCTACGCCAGGCCACTGTTGGCCAATCCGGCGATCAGCCCCGGCTGCGCACAGATCAACGGCGCCTCAGCCGCGTACCGGGACCTGCTCACCGTCCGGGCCACCGAGAAGGACTTCGGCCTCGCCACCGCCGGGCAGGTGCAGTCCGCCCTGTCCTTCCCGCTCTCCGGCAAGGACGAGACCCCCGGAGTGATCACCATGCGGCTCGGGAAGCTGGTGGTCGTCCTCAACGCCACCCCGGACACCACCACCCAGAAGGTCGCCGCCCTGGCGGGCCGGAACTACACCCTGCACCCCGTCCAGGCGGCGGGCGCGGATAGTACCGTCAAGAGGTCTGTCTACGGACGGAGTTCGGGAAGTTTCACCGTTCCGGGACGCACAGTGGCGGTGTTCTCAGCACGCTGA
- a CDS encoding NB-ARC domain-containing protein translates to MVSYIPEETTSFVGRKTELGRIEHALATRRLTTLTGSGGVGKTRLAVRAAGRAEPRYRDGVWWADLAPLHDDGLLLATVSDAVGLSDHTLRMPMDVLCEWLADKELLLVLDSCEHLRPACAHLLGEILTTSPGLTVLATSRQPLGIKGEQLVEVEPLPVDGAADALALFRARVATAAPGTLFDEPGTAEAAAEIVRRLEGIPLAIELAAAGTGRQTVEQIAQRIGSRLDLLADESIRPQRHRTLRTTIGWSHELCTPLERLLWARVTVLRGDFDEATAREVCAGGPLTGDGVGTALRGLVAKSVVVRDGARHRMLDTIRDYGRMWLAELGEERAAADRHAACFLQLARSAHAGWTGDDQISWYHRIADTHADLCAALDHLLTHDTAAAQEMAGRIGFFWCCCGHLPQTRGYAQRALDVGPAQGPHRTRALWVLGICVMLQGDYPAAERIGEECVKAAAEDGADEGVLAAAYLRGFTHLMVGRPELSLREVDRVLRSTEAGTPLESTYRLRCHLITVFALTGLGRLDEAAEAAAVLRAACEAMDECWTRSYVDYQLALIALLQGRADAAATHARSMLTGKHRLRDSFGIALGLDILAAAVAAQGEGAHAARVYGTGQLYWRMVGHPQRGTPELGPLREACERQARESVGDAAYQRAFDRGRADSAEAGLALALHGELLT, encoded by the coding sequence ATGGTGAGCTACATCCCCGAGGAGACCACGAGCTTCGTCGGTCGGAAGACGGAGCTGGGCCGGATCGAACATGCCCTTGCCACCCGTCGGCTGACCACGCTCACCGGCTCCGGCGGGGTCGGCAAGACCCGCCTCGCGGTCCGCGCGGCCGGCCGCGCGGAGCCCCGATACCGCGACGGTGTCTGGTGGGCCGACCTCGCCCCGCTGCACGACGACGGTCTCCTCCTCGCCACCGTCTCCGACGCGGTCGGGCTCAGCGACCACACCCTGCGGATGCCCATGGACGTGCTCTGCGAGTGGCTCGCCGACAAGGAGCTGCTCCTCGTCCTGGACTCCTGCGAACACCTGCGCCCCGCCTGCGCCCACCTCCTCGGGGAGATCCTCACCACCTCCCCCGGACTCACCGTCCTCGCCACCAGCAGGCAGCCCCTCGGCATCAAGGGCGAACAGCTGGTCGAGGTGGAGCCGCTGCCCGTCGACGGGGCGGCCGACGCCCTCGCCCTCTTCCGGGCCCGGGTCGCGACGGCCGCACCCGGCACCCTGTTCGACGAACCGGGCACCGCGGAGGCCGCCGCCGAGATCGTCCGGCGGCTGGAGGGCATCCCGCTCGCCATCGAACTCGCCGCCGCGGGCACCGGCCGGCAGACCGTCGAGCAGATCGCCCAGCGGATCGGCTCCCGCCTCGACCTGCTCGCCGACGAGTCCATCCGCCCGCAGCGCCACCGCACGCTGCGCACCACCATCGGCTGGAGCCACGAGCTGTGCACCCCGCTGGAACGGCTGCTCTGGGCCAGGGTGACCGTGCTGCGCGGCGACTTCGACGAGGCCACCGCCCGCGAGGTCTGCGCCGGAGGACCGCTCACCGGGGACGGAGTGGGCACCGCGCTGCGCGGCCTGGTGGCCAAATCGGTCGTCGTGCGCGACGGAGCGCGCCACCGGATGCTGGACACCATCCGCGATTACGGCCGGATGTGGCTGGCCGAGCTCGGGGAGGAACGGGCCGCGGCCGACCGGCACGCCGCCTGCTTCCTCCAGCTGGCCCGCAGCGCCCACGCGGGCTGGACCGGCGACGACCAGATCAGCTGGTACCACCGCATCGCCGACACACACGCCGACCTGTGCGCGGCCCTGGACCACCTGCTCACCCACGACACCGCCGCCGCCCAGGAGATGGCCGGCCGGATCGGCTTCTTCTGGTGCTGCTGCGGCCACCTGCCGCAGACCCGCGGCTACGCACAGCGCGCCCTGGACGTCGGCCCGGCACAGGGCCCCCACCGCACCCGCGCCCTGTGGGTGCTCGGCATCTGCGTGATGCTCCAGGGCGACTACCCGGCCGCCGAGCGGATCGGGGAGGAGTGCGTGAAGGCGGCCGCCGAGGACGGGGCCGACGAGGGCGTCCTCGCCGCCGCGTACCTGCGCGGCTTCACTCACCTGATGGTCGGCCGGCCGGAGCTGAGCCTGCGCGAGGTGGACCGCGTGCTGCGGAGCACCGAGGCCGGCACCCCGCTCGAATCGACCTACCGGCTGCGCTGCCACCTGATCACCGTCTTCGCCCTGACCGGCCTCGGCCGGCTGGACGAGGCGGCCGAGGCAGCGGCCGTCCTGCGCGCGGCCTGCGAGGCCATGGACGAGTGCTGGACCCGCAGTTACGTCGACTACCAGCTCGCCCTGATCGCCCTGCTCCAGGGCCGCGCCGACGCGGCCGCCACCCATGCCCGGTCCATGCTCACCGGCAAGCACCGGCTCCGCGACAGCTTCGGTATCGCGCTCGGCCTGGACATCCTGGCCGCCGCCGTCGCCGCCCAGGGCGAGGGCGCCCACGCCGCCCGGGTGTACGGCACCGGGCAGCTCTACTGGCGGATGGTCGGCCACCCGCAGCGCGGCACCCCGGAGCTGGGCCCGCTGCGCGAGGCCTGCGAGCGCCAGGCCCGCGAGTCCGTGGGGGACGCCGCCTACCAGCGGGCCTTCGACCGGGGCCGCGCGGACAGCGCCGAGGCGGGCCTGGCACTCGCACTCCACGGGGAACTGCTCACCTGA
- a CDS encoding 5-carboxymethyl-2-hydroxymuconate Delta-isomerase: protein MPQITVDYSAELDDTFDRAGFTRALHPLVAETVTTKIAACKTRFRRVEEVVVADAPGGDALVHIDISLLAGRTPEIKARLTESVRELLAAHIGPAAGLTLHLSVEARDLDASYRSA from the coding sequence ATGCCGCAGATCACCGTCGACTACTCCGCCGAGCTCGACGACACCTTCGACCGCGCCGGCTTCACCCGCGCACTGCACCCGCTGGTCGCCGAGACGGTGACCACGAAGATCGCCGCCTGCAAGACCCGCTTCCGCCGGGTCGAGGAGGTCGTGGTGGCGGACGCGCCCGGCGGCGACGCGCTCGTGCACATCGACATCTCGCTGCTCGCCGGCCGCACCCCCGAGATCAAGGCCCGGCTCACCGAGTCCGTACGGGAGCTGCTGGCCGCCCACATCGGGCCGGCCGCCGGGCTGACGCTGCACCTCTCGGTCGAGGCCCGTGACCTCGACGCGTCCTACCGCAGCGCCTGA
- a CDS encoding TetR/AcrR family transcriptional regulator, whose translation MTTGVRRRMGVEERRQQLIGVALELFSHRSPDEVSIDEIAAAAGISRPLVYHYFPGKQSLYEAALRRAADELATRFLEPHEGPLGARLLRVMGRFFDFVDQHGPGFAALMRGGPAVGSSTANAMIDGVRQAACEQILAHLGVEKPPARLELVVRSWVSLAESTALIWLDGRHIPRAELELQLVHDFAALIAVSAAYNGEMAGIVLRVLAQEPADGPFGDLLVRLSALAPAVPAVPPQRLP comes from the coding sequence ATGACGACCGGGGTGCGGCGCAGGATGGGCGTCGAGGAGCGCAGGCAGCAGCTGATCGGTGTCGCACTGGAGTTGTTCAGCCACCGCTCCCCCGACGAGGTCTCGATCGACGAGATCGCCGCCGCCGCCGGGATCTCGCGGCCGCTGGTCTACCACTACTTCCCGGGTAAGCAGAGCCTGTACGAGGCGGCGCTGCGGCGGGCGGCCGACGAGCTGGCGACCCGGTTCCTGGAGCCGCACGAAGGCCCCCTGGGCGCAAGGCTGTTACGGGTGATGGGGCGGTTCTTCGACTTCGTCGACCAGCACGGACCGGGCTTCGCCGCACTGATGCGGGGCGGCCCGGCCGTGGGCTCGTCGACGGCCAACGCGATGATCGACGGGGTGCGGCAGGCGGCGTGCGAGCAGATCCTGGCCCACCTCGGGGTCGAAAAGCCCCCGGCCCGGCTGGAGTTGGTCGTCCGGTCCTGGGTGTCGCTCGCCGAGTCGACGGCCCTGATCTGGCTGGACGGACGGCACATCCCGCGTGCCGAGCTGGAGTTGCAGCTCGTGCACGACTTCGCGGCGCTGATCGCCGTGAGCGCCGCGTACAACGGGGAGATGGCGGGCATCGTGCTGCGGGTCCTCGCGCAGGAGCCGGCGGACGGGCCGTTCGGCGACCTGCTGGTGCGGCTCTCCGCGCTGGCCCCCGCCGTGCCGGCCGTGCCGCCGCAGCGGCTTCCGTAG